One window from the genome of Microbulbifer sp. ALW1 encodes:
- a CDS encoding ECF-type sigma factor, whose protein sequence is MSQHEQLPELTGQLYEELRRCARRILGNQPDGLTLQTTDVVHEACLRLMESPAQFESRTHLYRCAAKAMRHLLVDHARAKSAQKRSGQHMRTIWMDSLLGDIDVNLGLMTIDQTLTEMSQISDRLESIAELHYLAGFTQSKVAEIMEISVATVERELKFVRAFLTDRLQEQHHPTCA, encoded by the coding sequence ATGTCCCAGCACGAACAATTACCCGAACTGACCGGGCAGCTTTATGAGGAACTGCGCCGATGTGCAAGGCGCATCCTCGGCAATCAGCCTGATGGCCTCACCCTGCAGACGACGGATGTGGTGCACGAGGCCTGCCTGCGGTTAATGGAGTCCCCCGCACAGTTTGAAAGCCGCACCCACCTCTACCGCTGCGCGGCCAAGGCCATGCGACACCTGCTGGTGGATCACGCCCGGGCCAAATCCGCACAAAAGCGCAGTGGCCAGCATATGCGTACTATCTGGATGGACAGCCTGCTCGGGGATATTGATGTGAACCTTGGGCTAATGACCATTGACCAGACGCTGACCGAAATGTCGCAAATTAGTGATCGCCTGGAAAGTATTGCGGAACTGCACTACCTCGCCGGTTTTACCCAGAGCAAAGTGGCTGAGATTATGGAAATCAGTGTGGCTACCGTGGAGCGGGAGCTGAAGTTTGTTCGCGCCTTCCTCACCGACCGCCTGCAAGAGCAGCACCACCCGACCTGCGCCTGA
- a CDS encoding SapC family protein: MSELLFYRKPVALNRENHRSLKFSPSDKFRFSREINSVPLTGIEFFEASRDLPIFFSRSESGQYFPLALLSLRNNQHAQVDEDGVWQGNYVPAFIRRYPFAMTDNQTVCFDETSDQFSEEDGQPLFDEQGENSETLNNVLQFLTNFDKSYKATHEFCAALAEQELFKPFDIQVMAGDGKPVRLEGLHVVDEAKLLQVESEQVQAWFKSGQLAWVYAHLHSLGALRQLSRQQLKANAVEEAKERAEAGTLN, encoded by the coding sequence ATGAGTGAATTGCTGTTTTATCGCAAGCCGGTTGCCCTGAACCGTGAGAATCACCGCAGCCTGAAGTTTTCCCCGAGTGATAAATTCCGTTTTTCCCGCGAGATCAATTCTGTCCCGCTTACCGGTATCGAGTTCTTTGAAGCCAGCCGGGACCTGCCAATTTTTTTCAGTCGCAGTGAAAGTGGTCAGTACTTTCCCCTGGCCTTGCTGTCCCTGCGCAATAACCAGCACGCCCAGGTTGACGAGGACGGTGTATGGCAGGGCAATTATGTACCGGCCTTTATCCGTCGCTACCCCTTCGCCATGACCGATAACCAGACCGTCTGTTTTGATGAGACGAGTGACCAGTTTTCTGAAGAAGACGGTCAGCCGCTGTTTGATGAGCAGGGGGAAAACAGCGAGACCCTGAACAACGTATTGCAGTTTCTCACCAACTTCGACAAGTCCTACAAGGCTACCCATGAGTTCTGCGCGGCGCTGGCTGAGCAGGAATTGTTCAAACCCTTTGATATCCAGGTAATGGCTGGCGATGGCAAGCCGGTACGTCTTGAAGGATTACACGTGGTGGATGAGGCCAAGCTGTTACAGGTGGAGTCCGAGCAGGTACAGGCCTGGTTTAAAAGTGGTCAATTGGCCTGGGTTTATGCCCATCTCCACTCCCTTGGTGCCTTGCGGCAGCTCTCCAGGCAGCAGCTGAAGGCCAATGCCGTCGAGGAAGCGAAAGAGCGAGCCGAGGCCGGTACGCTGAATTAA